The stretch of DNA GACTACGATGGTGCGGTGGTGTGGCAGGCCCAAGGTGATGACTCAGTAGGTGTGCAGTATGCTCAGCTCCTGGACACTGGGAAccttgtcatgaagaactcCAGCGGCATTGTTGTGTGGCAGAGCTTCGATTCACCAACAGACACCCTGCTCCCCACCCAGTGCATAACTGCAACCACGAAGCTGGTCTCCACCACAGAATTGCATGTACCAGGTCACCACATATTTCATTTCACAGACTCGTCAATATTGTCCCTTATATATGACGACGCCTATTTTCATGAAATATATTGGCCAGACCCTGACAATGGAGAGTATCAGAATAACAGAAATCGGTATAACAGCACAAGGTTTGGGGGTCTAGATGAAATGGGAAACTTCTTTTCGAGTGATTTTGCCAACCAGCAAGCACTTGTTGCCTCTGATCAAGGTCTTGGGATCAAAAGAAGGCTCACTCTGGATCCTGATGGCAATCTCCGGCTCTACAGCTTGGACAGTTCAGATGGGACATGGTCGGTTTCATGGACTGCAATGTCTCAGCCCTGCAATATTCATGGCTTGTGTGGTCCAAATGGGATCTGCCGCTACTTGCCTGCACCTACATGCTCTTGCCCACCAGGTTATGTGATGAGCAACCCTGGGAATTGGAGCCAGGGTTGTAGAGCTGTAGTGGACATTGGCTGTAATGTTGAGAAAGCACAACCTGTCAAGTTCTTGCGACTTCCAGGCACTGACTTTTGGGGATCTGATCAGCAGCATGTTGACCAGGTATCCTTGCAGGGTTGCAAGAACATATGCAGGAGCGATTGCAGTTGCAAAGGCTTTCAGTACCAGCAAGGAACAGGATCATGCTATCCAAAGGCTTTCCTTTTCAATGGGAAGGCAGCCACAGCACCTAAAAAGCCATTTCGCACCATGTATCTCAAGCTCCCCATGAGTGCTAATATTTCAGACATCTCTATTCCCCAGATCGATTTGCTTGTTTCAAGAGAGTACCATCCTGATTGTAGACAGATGAGCAAAACGCCAATGACACTATTTCCTGATGTTCACGAGGCGAACCAGGGGGAAGTTAAATGGCTTTACTTCTACGGTTTTGCAGGTGCAATCTTTGTTCTAGAAGTTTTCTTCATTGCTTCTGCATGGTGCTTTGTTTTGAGATGGGAGCTGGGAGCATCTGAAATGCAAGCAGTTGAGGAAGGCTACAAGGTGATGGCAAGTAATTTCAGAAGATACAGTTACAAAGAATTGGTGAAGGCGACCAGAAAGTTCAAAGATGAGCTTGGAAGAGGAGGCTCAGGAATCGTCTACAAGGGAATCTTGGACGACGGTCGAGCAGTGGCTGTTAAGATGCTCGAAAATATAAGGCACTGTGAGGAGGAGTTTCAAGCAGAGTTGCGCGTAATTGGGAGGATTAACCATATGAATCTAGTACGGATATGGGGCTTTTGCTCAGACAGCTCCTCCAAGATGTTGGTCACCGAGTATATTGAGAATGGATCATTAGCCAACATCCTGTTCAAAGACAACATTTTACTAGAGTGGAAGCAGAGGTTTAATATCGCATTGGGTGTCGCCAAGGGTTTGGCTTACCTCCACCATGAATGCCTCGAGTGGGTGATCCACTGCGACGTGAAACCGGAGAACATCCTGTTGGACCAGAACCTAGAACCCAAAATTGCCGACTTTGGCTTGGCAAAGCTTCTCAACAGAGGTGGATCTAATCAGAACGTGTCGCGGGTACGAGGAACCGTAGGTTACATGGCTCCAGAGT from Panicum virgatum strain AP13 chromosome 9K, P.virgatum_v5, whole genome shotgun sequence encodes:
- the LOC120652036 gene encoding putative receptor protein kinase ZmPK1 isoform X1 is translated as MATFSVILPFLLSLLPLPSGAVPRDTLLLGSSLSVDKGQGDVLYSRDGTFTCGLYSIYTNAFTFSIWYTNSANKTVVWTANRDRPVHARGAAVTLRKGGALVLMDYDGAVVWQAQGDDSVGVQYAQLLDTGNLVMKNSSGIVVWQSFDSPTDTLLPTQCITATTKLVSTTELHVPGHHIFHFTDSSILSLIYDDAYFHEIYWPDPDNGEYQNNRNRYNSTRFGGLDEMGNFFSSDFANQQALVASDQGLGIKRRLTLDPDGNLRLYSLDSSDGTWSVSWTAMSQPCNIHGLCGPNGICRYLPAPTCSCPPGYVMSNPGNWSQGCRAVVDIGCNVEKAQPVKFLRLPGTDFWGSDQQHVDQVSLQGCKNICRSDCSCKGFQYQQGTGSCYPKAFLFNGKAATAPKKPFRTMYLKLPMSANISDISIPQIDLLVSREYHPDCRQMSKTPMTLFPDVHEANQGEVKWLYFYGFAGAIFVLEVFFIASAWCFVLRWELGASEMQAVEEGYKVMASNFRRYSYKELVKATRKFKDELGRGGSGIVYKGILDDGRAVAVKMLENIRHCEEEFQAELRVIGRINHMNLVRIWGFCSDSSSKMLVTEYIENGSLANILFKDNILLEWKQRFNIALGVAKGLAYLHHECLEWVIHCDVKPENILLDQNLEPKIADFGLAKLLNRGGSNQNVSRVRGTVGYMAPEWISSLQITAKVDVYSYGVVLLELVLGRQVLDLAADADEEVHKVVRELVGTLA